The following coding sequences are from one Pseudonocardia sp. EC080619-01 window:
- a CDS encoding LCP family protein — MDDRPPDGTPPPGRSGRSRNDGRPRRDDRPHLRGESRGDAPGGPPGPPRGTPDGRPGPPPGGRPPSGGPRDRRSPGEPRPPAATGPEQRPGTPPPGRGRDRAPGPRRGPGGPEGPGNADDDGDSPWLRRRERDAAAEAERAAAWSRRARDTASSGHSDSRPTDIRSIRAASRGIGETLRTPGRPEAAAERRRHRAAEPDVPPEERDRAARLSGELPVVPRRSRREPPPPAGPPPARPNTPNGGPGAPPGAPPVRPGGGPGGPAGRPGPAPGPGGPGGGPGGPSGGPGAPGGPGGSGGPAAPGGPGGSGGPGGSGGPGGPGRSGGPGGPGRSGGPGTTGTPAGPGGPPGPRAPGRGRPADAPTRAAAAAPPARPADATRREPGPDGARPPDRPGRPAPARPPRGAAPAAGAAAAAASAGGGTAVAGAAAGAAPGAVAPGRTGRPGAADEDRQEDDRPPGRRRTLDTARASLGAALGLTAASTVLPGSGHLALRRRRTGGLILGTLLAVVVGLAVLVLLTRRSVLLQNLLSTTTLTVIAGALVLGGIGWIAQVARTYALARPRTLPLGQKIIGTGTAALLCLTVAVPFGYGVELLNSQRGLLDSLFQGGGTSAAEALGKPRLNVLLLGSDAGDDRSGTRTDTMMVASIDTRSGRTTLFSLPRNIQRAEFPPGSPAAEEFPDGFHDSSQPLSGDYLLNGVFAYGEQNPEIAPPTPTAEPGLNLLQSTISYMTGLPIDYYLEVNMAGFSSMIDAVGGVTVNVGQEPIPVGGVTAFGRYVTPDRYIPPGMQTLNGEDALWFARSRRDGTDYQRMGRQRCLIQAVISETSATELIGRFQSIAAVTRDNVSTDMPQQVLPSLAVLADEGFRLESVAFDPSLPDPNSSTGYFVTADPDADYMREVVRGAIADPPPPPDPALAAPAPAPAPAAPSSEAPSSSESGAPSSSAAPEPASTAPQSVEDSCASTGAADVPSEEEQGAAESAEDSGSGTTTTGLGPVGGIRPDEY, encoded by the coding sequence GTGGACGACCGACCGCCTGACGGCACCCCTCCTCCCGGCCGCTCCGGCCGCTCCCGCAACGACGGGCGCCCGCGCCGCGACGACCGACCGCACCTGCGCGGCGAGTCCCGGGGTGACGCTCCCGGCGGACCTCCCGGGCCCCCTCGCGGCACCCCCGACGGACGTCCCGGCCCGCCCCCGGGCGGACGGCCGCCGTCCGGTGGCCCGCGGGACCGCCGGTCCCCCGGTGAGCCCCGCCCCCCGGCGGCGACCGGTCCGGAGCAGCGCCCCGGCACTCCGCCCCCCGGACGTGGGCGGGACCGCGCGCCCGGCCCCCGGCGCGGACCCGGTGGCCCGGAGGGCCCCGGCAACGCGGACGACGACGGCGACTCACCCTGGCTGCGCCGCCGCGAGCGCGACGCCGCGGCCGAGGCCGAGCGGGCCGCGGCCTGGTCCCGCCGGGCACGCGACACGGCGTCCAGCGGGCACAGCGACAGCCGCCCGACCGACATCCGCTCGATCCGCGCCGCCAGCCGCGGCATCGGCGAGACCCTGCGGACCCCCGGCCGTCCGGAGGCCGCGGCCGAACGACGACGGCACCGCGCCGCCGAGCCCGACGTCCCGCCGGAGGAGCGCGACCGCGCCGCCCGGCTGAGCGGTGAGCTGCCGGTGGTCCCGCGCCGCTCCCGCCGGGAGCCCCCTCCCCCGGCGGGCCCCCCGCCCGCACGCCCGAACACCCCGAACGGCGGCCCCGGCGCGCCCCCCGGCGCACCTCCGGTGCGCCCCGGAGGCGGACCCGGCGGACCGGCCGGCCGTCCCGGACCGGCCCCCGGGCCCGGTGGTCCGGGCGGTGGCCCCGGCGGGCCCTCCGGTGGACCCGGTGCGCCCGGTGGCCCCGGCGGGTCCGGTGGGCCCGCTGCGCCCGGTGGTCCCGGCGGGTCCGGTGGGCCCGGCGGGTCCGGTGGTCCGGGCGGACCCGGTCGCTCTGGCGGACCGGGCGGACCCGGTCGCTCTGGCGGACCGGGCACCACCGGTACGCCCGCAGGACCCGGTGGCCCGCCCGGTCCCCGTGCTCCCGGCCGGGGCCGCCCGGCCGACGCCCCCACCCGTGCCGCCGCGGCGGCCCCGCCCGCCCGTCCCGCCGACGCGACCCGGCGCGAGCCCGGTCCCGACGGCGCGCGCCCGCCGGACCGCCCCGGCCGCCCCGCGCCGGCCCGCCCGCCCCGCGGCGCGGCCCCCGCTGCGGGTGCCGCCGCGGCCGCGGCGAGCGCCGGAGGCGGCACCGCCGTGGCCGGAGCCGCGGCCGGGGCCGCACCCGGAGCCGTCGCACCGGGACGCACCGGCCGGCCGGGCGCCGCCGACGAGGACCGGCAGGAGGACGACCGTCCCCCCGGCCGCCGGCGGACCCTCGACACCGCGCGCGCCTCCCTCGGCGCCGCGCTCGGCCTCACCGCGGCCTCGACCGTCCTCCCCGGCAGCGGGCACCTCGCGCTGCGCCGTCGCCGCACCGGCGGGCTGATCCTCGGCACGCTGCTGGCGGTCGTCGTGGGGCTCGCGGTCCTGGTGCTGCTGACGCGCCGGTCCGTCCTGCTGCAGAACCTGCTGTCGACCACCACGCTGACCGTCATCGCGGGCGCGCTGGTGCTCGGCGGGATCGGCTGGATCGCCCAGGTCGCCCGCACCTACGCGCTCGCGCGGCCACGGACGCTGCCACTGGGCCAGAAGATCATCGGCACCGGGACCGCGGCACTCCTGTGCCTCACGGTCGCCGTGCCGTTCGGGTACGGCGTGGAGCTGCTGAACTCCCAGCGCGGGCTGCTGGACTCCCTGTTCCAGGGCGGCGGGACGTCCGCGGCCGAGGCGCTCGGGAAGCCACGGCTGAACGTCCTGCTCCTCGGCAGCGACGCCGGCGACGACCGCAGCGGCACCCGTACCGACACGATGATGGTCGCCAGCATCGACACCCGGTCCGGCCGGACGACCCTGTTCAGCCTCCCCCGGAACATCCAGCGTGCCGAGTTCCCGCCGGGGTCACCGGCAGCCGAGGAGTTCCCGGACGGCTTCCACGACTCCTCGCAGCCGCTGTCCGGCGACTACCTGCTCAACGGCGTCTTCGCCTACGGCGAGCAGAACCCGGAGATCGCGCCGCCGACGCCCACCGCCGAGCCCGGCCTCAACCTCCTGCAGTCGACGATCTCGTACATGACGGGCCTCCCGATCGACTACTACCTGGAGGTCAACATGGCCGGGTTCTCGTCGATGATCGACGCGGTCGGCGGGGTCACGGTCAACGTCGGGCAGGAGCCGATCCCGGTCGGCGGGGTCACCGCCTTCGGCCGGTACGTCACGCCCGACCGCTACATCCCCCCGGGCATGCAGACGCTCAACGGCGAGGACGCGCTGTGGTTCGCCCGGTCCCGCCGGGACGGCACCGACTACCAGCGGATGGGGCGGCAGCGCTGCCTGATCCAGGCGGTGATCAGCGAGACCAGCGCGACCGAGCTGATCGGCCGGTTCCAGAGCATCGCCGCGGTGACCCGGGACAACGTCTCGACCGACATGCCGCAGCAGGTGCTGCCGTCGCTGGCGGTGCTGGCCGACGAGGGCTTCCGGCTGGAGAGCGTCGCGTTCGACCCGTCACTGCCGGACCCGAACTCCTCGACCGGCTACTTCGTCACCGCCGACCCGGACGCCGACTACATGCGCGAGGTCGTCCGCGGGGCGATCGCCGACCCGCCGCCGCCCCCGGACCCGGCGCTCGCCGCCCCGGCACCTGCGCCGGCACCGGCGGCCCCGTCGTCGGAGGCCCCGTCGTCGTCGGAGTCGGGGGCACCGTCGTCGTCCGCCGCGCCGGAGCCGGCCTCGACCGCCCCGCAGTCGGTGGAGGACTCCTGCGCGAGCACCGGCGCGGCCGACGTCCCGTCCGAGGAGGAGCAGGGCGCGGCGGAGAGCGCCGAGGACTCCGGCTCGGGCACGACGACCACCGGGCTCGGCCCGGTCGGCGGCATCCGCCCCGACGAGTACTGA
- a CDS encoding iron-siderophore ABC transporter substrate-binding protein, translating into MLRRTPSVLAALLAALALLAGCGSGSDPAPGGEGATAPAADGAFPVTIPTAFGEVTVPEQPQRVVALGWSDAETALALGVEPVGAADWLAVGGDGLGPWVPQDYTTPPTVLGTLEVDLEAVAALDPDLILDTRAAGTRDRYDRLTQLGVPVVSIPAGGENYLTNWRDQLRMVGAAVGRPGEAAQLQSGLEQRFADARAQHPQLAGATVVSGARNTLGEYAAYTAGSGRMEFLEELGMTLAPQIAALPTEGFSTPISRERMNLLDADVTVMQPIGKDATEIENDPLWQAVPSVAAGRGVLLSDRDVSQAFSAASVQGWTFALDRTVPRLADAAAAAP; encoded by the coding sequence GTGCTCCGTCGGACGCCCTCCGTCCTCGCCGCGCTCCTCGCGGCCCTCGCCCTCCTCGCCGGCTGCGGTTCCGGCTCCGATCCCGCACCGGGCGGCGAGGGCGCGACCGCGCCCGCCGCCGACGGAGCCTTCCCGGTCACGATCCCGACGGCGTTCGGTGAGGTCACCGTCCCCGAGCAACCGCAGCGGGTCGTCGCGCTGGGCTGGAGCGACGCCGAGACCGCGCTCGCCCTGGGCGTCGAGCCGGTCGGTGCGGCCGACTGGCTCGCCGTCGGCGGCGACGGGCTCGGGCCGTGGGTGCCGCAGGACTACACGACCCCGCCGACCGTGCTCGGCACCCTGGAGGTCGACCTGGAGGCCGTCGCCGCGCTCGACCCGGACCTGATCCTCGACACCCGCGCCGCGGGCACCCGGGACCGCTACGACCGGCTGACCCAGCTCGGCGTGCCGGTCGTCTCGATCCCGGCCGGCGGGGAGAACTACCTGACGAACTGGCGCGACCAGCTCCGCATGGTGGGGGCCGCGGTCGGCCGCCCCGGGGAGGCCGCCCAGCTGCAGTCCGGCCTGGAGCAGCGCTTCGCCGACGCCCGCGCGCAGCACCCCCAGCTGGCCGGGGCCACCGTCGTGTCGGGGGCCCGCAACACCCTCGGCGAGTACGCCGCCTACACCGCGGGCTCCGGGCGGATGGAGTTCCTGGAGGAGCTGGGCATGACCCTGGCACCGCAGATCGCCGCGCTGCCCACCGAGGGCTTCTCGACGCCGATCTCGCGGGAGCGCATGAACCTGCTCGACGCCGACGTCACCGTCATGCAGCCGATCGGCAAGGACGCGACCGAGATCGAGAACGACCCGTTGTGGCAGGCCGTGCCGTCGGTCGCCGCCGGCCGCGGCGTGCTGCTGTCCGACCGGGACGTGTCGCAGGCGTTCTCCGCCGCGTCGGTGCAGGGCTGGACGTTCGCGCTGGACCGCACGGTGCCGCGCCTGGCGGACGCGGCCGCGGCCGCACCGTGA
- a CDS encoding iron ABC transporter permease has translation MTAGPAAPAVAEPDAPPAAARRARVRRAAVVLVVLLAGSVTASMLVGAGMLAPATVADALFGDGPVTPESLVVTDVRLPRTVLALLAGAALGVAGVLAQGMTRNPIAEPGLLGLNTGAALAVVLGIGVFGVSTLTGYVWFGFLGAALAAVVVGGVAGVGRSSRTVSPAALALAGAAVAAGLGSVITVFLLTNPTLFDDYRFWQVGSVAGRDLSIAAQAAPFVVAGLALALTCGQRLDALALGDDVARSFGRRPGADRLVCGLALVLLAGTATAAAGPIAFVGLAVPHVLRALTGPGHRTLLPLAVLAGPSLLLLADVLGRVVVPPAEVQAGVVTAVVGVPLFVALVRRRKFVR, from the coding sequence GTGACCGCCGGCCCGGCCGCGCCGGCCGTGGCGGAGCCGGACGCCCCGCCCGCCGCGGCCCGGCGGGCACGGGTGCGGCGCGCCGCCGTCGTGCTGGTGGTGCTGCTGGCGGGTTCGGTGACGGCGAGCATGCTCGTCGGCGCCGGGATGCTGGCGCCCGCGACCGTCGCCGACGCCCTGTTCGGCGACGGGCCGGTGACGCCGGAGAGCCTGGTCGTCACCGACGTCCGGCTGCCCCGCACGGTGCTCGCCCTGCTCGCCGGCGCCGCACTCGGTGTCGCCGGGGTGCTCGCCCAGGGCATGACCCGCAACCCGATCGCCGAGCCCGGCCTGCTCGGCCTGAACACCGGCGCGGCGCTGGCCGTCGTGCTGGGCATCGGGGTGTTCGGTGTCTCCACCCTGACCGGCTACGTGTGGTTCGGCTTCCTGGGGGCGGCGCTCGCCGCGGTCGTCGTCGGCGGGGTCGCCGGGGTCGGGCGCAGCAGCCGCACCGTCTCCCCCGCCGCGCTGGCGCTGGCCGGCGCGGCGGTGGCGGCCGGGCTCGGCTCGGTGATCACCGTGTTCCTGCTGACCAACCCGACGCTGTTCGACGACTACCGGTTCTGGCAGGTCGGCTCGGTCGCCGGCCGGGACCTGTCGATCGCGGCCCAGGCGGCCCCGTTCGTCGTGGCCGGGCTGGCACTGGCTCTGACCTGCGGGCAGCGGCTCGACGCGCTGGCGCTCGGCGACGACGTCGCCCGCTCCTTCGGCCGCCGCCCCGGCGCCGACCGCCTGGTGTGCGGGCTCGCGCTCGTCCTGCTGGCCGGGACGGCGACGGCGGCGGCCGGGCCGATCGCGTTCGTCGGGCTCGCCGTCCCGCACGTGCTGCGCGCGCTGACCGGCCCCGGTCACCGCACCCTGCTGCCGCTCGCGGTACTGGCGGGCCCGTCGCTGCTGCTGCTCGCCGACGTCCTCGGGCGGGTCGTGGTGCCGCCCGCCGAGGTGCAGGCCGGTGTGGTCACCGCCGTCGTCGGCGTGCCGCTGTTCGTGGCGCTGGTGCGTCGCCGGAAGTTCGTCCGGTGA
- a CDS encoding iron chelate uptake ABC transporter family permease subunit, which yields MSAPPDTTDATGGVAVLRGLRARRRRRVLVSGAVVAAAVLAAFVVTLSAGAQLVPPADVVAALLGSGSPRTELVVLRLRLPRALTAVLVGAALGLAGALFQRLLRNQLASPDIIGISAGASAAAVAGTVLLGLSAAGVSVAAVLGAVATTVLILALTHRDGLHGVRFVLVGLGIGTGLLAVVSFLMIRASLTSAQENLVWLTGSINQADWSRTVPLVAACAVLVPLALVLARALPRLELGDDTATALGLPVGRARLALIAVGVLLVATAVAAAGPVSFVALVCGPLATRAAGPGNGSLPHAAGIGALVVLVSDLVARHLVNDVALPVGVVTGAVGAPYLLWLLARARTRGTT from the coding sequence GTGAGCGCCCCGCCCGACACCACCGACGCGACCGGCGGGGTCGCGGTCCTGCGCGGGCTGCGTGCCCGTCGGAGGCGACGCGTCCTGGTCTCCGGAGCGGTCGTCGCGGCCGCGGTGCTCGCCGCGTTCGTCGTCACGCTCTCGGCGGGGGCACAGCTCGTCCCGCCCGCCGACGTCGTCGCCGCGCTGCTCGGCTCCGGATCGCCGCGCACCGAGCTGGTGGTGCTCCGGCTGCGGCTGCCCCGCGCGCTCACCGCCGTGCTGGTCGGCGCGGCACTCGGGCTGGCCGGGGCGCTGTTCCAGCGGCTGCTGCGCAACCAGCTCGCCAGCCCGGACATCATCGGGATCAGTGCCGGGGCGAGCGCCGCCGCGGTCGCCGGCACCGTGCTGCTGGGCCTGTCCGCGGCCGGTGTGTCGGTGGCGGCGGTGCTCGGTGCGGTCGCGACGACGGTGCTGATCCTCGCCCTGACCCACCGCGACGGCCTGCACGGCGTCCGGTTCGTGCTGGTGGGGCTCGGGATCGGCACCGGGCTGCTGGCCGTCGTGTCGTTCCTGATGATCCGCGCGTCGCTGACCAGCGCGCAGGAGAACCTGGTGTGGCTGACCGGCAGCATCAACCAGGCCGACTGGTCGCGCACGGTGCCGCTCGTCGCGGCCTGCGCGGTGCTGGTCCCGCTCGCGCTGGTGCTGGCCCGGGCACTGCCCCGGCTGGAGCTCGGCGACGACACCGCGACCGCGCTCGGGCTGCCGGTCGGGCGGGCCCGGCTCGCCCTGATCGCGGTCGGAGTCCTCCTGGTCGCGACCGCTGTGGCCGCGGCAGGGCCGGTGTCGTTCGTGGCGCTGGTCTGCGGCCCGCTGGCGACGCGTGCGGCCGGGCCGGGGAACGGGTCGCTCCCGCACGCCGCCGGCATCGGTGCGCTGGTGGTGCTGGTCTCCGACCTGGTGGCCCGCCATCTCGTGAACGACGTCGCGCTGCCGGTCGGTGTGGTCACCGGCGCGGTCGGCGCGCCCTACCTGCTGTGGCTGCTGGCCCGCGCCCGTACGAGGGGAACGACATGA
- a CDS encoding ATP-binding cassette domain-containing protein has translation MSLTADDLVLRYDDRVVADGLTVRLPPGRITAIVGPNACGKSTLLRGLGRIITPAAGHVALDGTDVREIGGRELARRLGLLPQSPVAPDGITVADLVERGRSPHQGWFGGHGDADDAAVAAAMRATGVLELADRPVDELSGGQRQRVWIAMVLAQDTGVLLLDEPTTFLDMTHAVEVLDLLVDRNRAEGTTVAVVLHDLNLACRYADHLIAMRDGAVVAEGPPAATMTVDLVRRVFAMESQVVPDPVTGTPMVVPAGRHLPVPAPGAGPRTADGPGPRTESDLREVVGEPHPLVLDKSADRIDDVAASFVAAATLAFVGTVGASGSVTVTPRGNPPGDGPRVLDGGRRIALPERPGNRRLDSLRNLLDRSGIGLTFCVPRVEHVLRVNGHGRVVRDAEVLGLWEDPPELAIVVDVEETFVHCGRALRTSGTWRPEDWADPSGVPSSKELAAAARATRD, from the coding sequence ATGAGCCTGACCGCGGACGACCTGGTCCTGCGCTACGACGACCGCGTGGTCGCCGACGGCCTGACGGTCCGGCTGCCACCCGGGCGGATCACCGCGATCGTCGGGCCGAACGCGTGCGGCAAGTCCACGCTGCTGCGCGGCCTCGGCCGGATCATCACCCCGGCCGCCGGGCACGTCGCCCTCGACGGCACCGACGTCCGCGAGATCGGCGGCCGCGAGCTGGCCCGCCGGCTCGGGCTGCTCCCGCAGTCCCCGGTGGCGCCGGACGGGATCACCGTCGCCGATCTCGTCGAGCGCGGCCGGTCACCGCACCAGGGCTGGTTCGGCGGCCACGGGGACGCCGACGACGCCGCCGTCGCCGCCGCCATGCGGGCGACCGGGGTGCTCGAGCTCGCCGACCGCCCGGTGGACGAGCTGTCCGGCGGGCAGCGGCAGCGGGTGTGGATCGCCATGGTCCTCGCCCAGGACACCGGCGTGCTGCTGCTCGACGAGCCGACGACCTTCCTCGACATGACCCACGCCGTCGAGGTGCTGGACCTGCTCGTCGACCGCAACCGGGCGGAGGGCACGACGGTCGCCGTCGTCCTGCACGACCTGAACCTGGCGTGCCGCTACGCCGACCACCTGATCGCGATGCGCGACGGCGCGGTCGTCGCCGAGGGCCCGCCCGCGGCGACGATGACCGTGGACCTGGTCCGGCGGGTGTTCGCGATGGAGTCGCAGGTCGTGCCGGACCCGGTCACGGGGACGCCGATGGTCGTCCCTGCCGGACGGCACCTTCCCGTCCCCGCCCCCGGTGCCGGCCCGCGCACCGCGGACGGGCCGGGGCCGCGCACCGAGTCCGACCTGCGGGAGGTCGTCGGGGAGCCGCACCCGCTGGTGCTGGACAAGTCCGCCGACCGGATCGACGACGTCGCCGCGTCGTTCGTCGCGGCGGCGACGCTCGCGTTCGTCGGCACCGTCGGCGCCTCCGGGTCGGTCACGGTGACCCCGCGCGGCAACCCGCCGGGCGACGGCCCCCGCGTCCTCGACGGCGGACGGCGGATCGCGCTGCCCGAGCGGCCCGGCAACCGGCGCCTCGACAGCCTGCGCAACCTGCTGGACCGGTCCGGGATCGGGCTGACGTTCTGCGTCCCGCGGGTCGAGCACGTGCTGCGGGTCAACGGGCACGGCCGGGTGGTGCGCGACGCCGAGGTGCTCGGGCTGTGGGAGGACCCGCCGGAGCTGGCGATCGTCGTCGACGTCGAGGAGACGTTCGTGCACTGCGGGCGGGCCCTGCGCACGTCCGGCACGTGGCGGCCGGAGGACTGGGCGGACCCGTCCGGCGTCCCGAGTTCGAAGGAGCTGGCCGCGGCCGCACGCGCCACGCGTGACTGA
- the asnB gene encoding asparagine synthase (glutamine-hydrolyzing) produces the protein MCGIVAAFGGTAVGAPKDFEKYERMLARVAHRGPDDTGVQVVGNTWLGHQRLSIMDVSGGHQPMSDADETAWIVGNGEIYNHERISKAFPDGTVRTKSDTEAALHAVMWDGQVAVASLNGMFAVAMGREDGSGLVARDPFGVKPLYWVPPADVGGTDVPYTAPDPEATVLFASELRAFDEEDRPYVESFPPGCLWSPSSGLVRFAEAVPVEVRPSRRAIRPGWDEADLSRVREAVVSAVRRRMMSDVGVGVFLSGGLDSALVAAIAAQEARARGEQLPTFAVGTADSGDLIAARKVAAHIGSDHHEIIVTAEDIGEALDHAVEVIEHYDPALVRSSVPNLILAREAAKKVKVVLTGEGADELFAGYSYTHTDDYADPDTLQAELVRSLEQLHHLNLQRCDRTTMYFGLEAREPFLDSGLVRTALALPPEWKQRTDGRPEKAILREAFEGWLPEDLLWRGKEQFGDGSGAGTVLAELAGRKAAEARESGETRSVPEQPEYSWPLRSEEEYLYYEIWQSHFAGIRPDRVLGAFATA, from the coding sequence ATGTGCGGGATCGTCGCCGCGTTCGGCGGGACAGCGGTGGGAGCACCGAAGGACTTCGAGAAGTACGAGCGGATGCTCGCCAGGGTGGCGCACCGCGGACCGGACGACACGGGTGTACAGGTCGTCGGGAACACCTGGCTCGGGCACCAGCGCCTGTCGATCATGGATGTGAGCGGCGGGCACCAGCCGATGTCGGACGCCGACGAGACGGCCTGGATCGTCGGCAACGGCGAGATCTACAACCACGAGCGCATCAGCAAGGCGTTCCCGGACGGCACCGTCCGCACCAAGTCCGACACCGAGGCCGCGCTGCACGCGGTCATGTGGGACGGGCAGGTCGCGGTGGCCTCGCTGAACGGCATGTTCGCCGTCGCGATGGGCCGTGAGGACGGGTCCGGCCTGGTGGCGCGGGACCCGTTCGGCGTGAAGCCGCTCTACTGGGTCCCGCCGGCCGACGTCGGCGGCACCGACGTGCCCTACACCGCCCCGGACCCCGAGGCGACCGTGCTGTTCGCCAGCGAGCTGCGCGCCTTCGACGAGGAGGACCGGCCGTACGTCGAGTCCTTCCCGCCCGGGTGCCTGTGGAGCCCGTCGTCGGGCCTGGTCCGGTTCGCCGAGGCGGTGCCGGTCGAGGTCCGGCCGTCGCGGCGCGCGATCCGCCCCGGCTGGGACGAGGCCGACCTGTCCCGGGTCCGCGAGGCCGTCGTCTCCGCGGTGCGCCGCCGGATGATGTCCGACGTCGGCGTCGGGGTCTTCCTCTCCGGCGGGCTCGACTCGGCGCTGGTCGCGGCGATCGCCGCCCAGGAGGCGCGGGCCCGCGGCGAGCAGCTGCCGACGTTCGCGGTCGGCACCGCCGACTCCGGCGACCTGATCGCGGCCCGCAAGGTCGCCGCGCACATCGGATCGGACCACCACGAGATCATCGTGACCGCCGAGGACATCGGCGAGGCCCTCGACCACGCCGTCGAGGTGATCGAGCACTACGACCCGGCGCTGGTCCGCAGCTCGGTGCCGAACCTGATCCTGGCCCGCGAGGCCGCGAAGAAGGTCAAGGTCGTGCTGACCGGGGAGGGCGCCGACGAGCTGTTCGCCGGGTACTCCTACACCCACACCGACGACTACGCCGACCCCGACACCCTGCAGGCCGAGCTGGTCCGCTCCCTGGAGCAGCTGCACCACCTGAACCTGCAGCGCTGCGACCGCACGACGATGTACTTCGGCCTGGAGGCCCGCGAGCCGTTCCTGGACTCCGGCCTCGTCCGCACCGCGCTGGCGCTGCCGCCGGAGTGGAAGCAGCGCACCGACGGCCGCCCCGAGAAGGCGATCCTGCGGGAGGCGTTCGAGGGCTGGCTGCCCGAGGACCTGCTGTGGCGGGGCAAGGAGCAGTTCGGCGACGGCTCCGGCGCCGGCACCGTGCTCGCCGAGCTGGCCGGCCGCAAGGCCGCCGAGGCCCGGGAGTCCGGGGAGACCCGGTCGGTGCCCGAGCAGCCGGAGTACTCGTGGCCGCTGCGCAGCGAGGAGGAGTACCTCTACTACGAGATCTGGCAGTCGCACTTCGCCGGGATCCGCCCGGACCGCGTCCTGGGCGCGTTCGCGACCGCGTGA
- a CDS encoding NAD(P)/FAD-dependent oxidoreductase, translated as MSTAGHDEGTGRQKVVIVGGGFGGVQAAKALKGADVDVTIVDRTNHHLFQPLLYQVATGILSPGLIAPALRRVLKKQDNVRTLLAEVGEIDLETKIVHAASPDGQHIDLPYDTLVVAAGATHAYFGHPEWAEHAPGMKSIEDARLLRSRILGAYELAEVAPTEEEQRAWTTFVVVGAGPTGVELAGQLSELARHVLPREYRAIDTRDARIILLDAAPAVLPPFAKKLQNYTRKTLEKKGVEVRLNTMATDIDADSITVKGPQGTDRIVARTKVWAAGVQASPLAELLAKASGGEVDRAGRLSVDPDCSLPGRRDVFAIGDMVSTIDRLPGVAQVAMQQGTYVGKLIKARSKGDDTTPAPFTYFDKGSMATIGAREAVADVRGVKFTGWLGYLMWCYVHVMFLIGWGNRLGTLYNWVRSLRYARYRGHRLISVTASYDKAEPHHGDAGLPAEKAEHRSEVDPRTAPGTPAPPEEKPAASA; from the coding sequence GTGAGCACGGCAGGGCACGACGAAGGCACGGGCCGGCAGAAGGTCGTGATCGTCGGCGGTGGTTTCGGCGGCGTGCAGGCGGCCAAGGCCCTCAAGGGCGCCGACGTCGACGTGACGATCGTCGACCGCACCAATCACCACCTCTTCCAGCCCCTGCTCTACCAGGTCGCGACGGGCATCCTGTCCCCCGGCCTGATCGCCCCGGCGCTGCGCCGGGTGCTGAAGAAGCAGGACAACGTCCGCACGCTGCTCGCCGAGGTCGGTGAGATCGACCTCGAGACCAAGATCGTGCACGCCGCCTCGCCGGACGGGCAGCACATCGACCTGCCCTACGACACCCTCGTCGTCGCCGCGGGCGCCACGCACGCCTACTTCGGCCACCCCGAGTGGGCCGAGCACGCCCCCGGCATGAAGTCCATCGAGGACGCCCGGCTGCTCCGCTCCCGCATCCTGGGCGCCTACGAGCTGGCCGAGGTCGCCCCGACCGAGGAGGAGCAGCGGGCCTGGACGACGTTCGTCGTCGTCGGCGCCGGCCCCACCGGCGTCGAGCTGGCCGGTCAGCTCTCCGAGCTGGCCCGCCACGTGCTGCCCCGCGAGTACCGCGCGATCGACACCCGCGACGCCCGGATCATCCTGCTCGACGCCGCGCCCGCCGTGCTGCCGCCGTTCGCGAAGAAGCTGCAGAACTACACGCGCAAGACCCTCGAGAAGAAGGGCGTCGAGGTCCGCCTGAACACCATGGCGACCGACATCGACGCCGACTCGATCACCGTCAAGGGCCCCCAGGGGACCGACCGGATCGTCGCCCGCACCAAGGTCTGGGCCGCCGGCGTGCAGGCCTCGCCGCTGGCCGAGCTGCTGGCGAAGGCCTCCGGTGGCGAGGTCGACCGCGCGGGCAGGCTCTCCGTCGACCCGGACTGCAGCCTGCCCGGCCGGCGCGACGTGTTCGCCATCGGCGACATGGTCTCGACCATCGACCGGCTGCCCGGCGTCGCGCAGGTCGCGATGCAGCAGGGCACCTACGTCGGCAAGCTCATCAAGGCCCGGTCCAAGGGCGATGACACCACCCCGGCCCCGTTCACGTACTTCGACAAGGGCTCGATGGCCACCATCGGCGCCCGCGAGGCCGTCGCCGACGTGCGCGGCGTCAAGTTCACCGGCTGGCTCGGCTACCTGATGTGGTGCTACGTCCACGTCATGTTCCTGATCGGCTGGGGCAACCGCCTCGGGACGCTCTACAACTGGGTCCGGTCGCTGCGCTACGCCCGCTACCGCGGCCACCGCCTGATCAGCGTGACCGCGTCGTACGACAAGGCCGAGCCGCACCACGGCGACGCCGGTCTCCCCGCCGAGAAGGCCGAGCACCGGAGCGAGGTGGACCCGCGCACCGCGCCGGGCACACCGGCCCCGCCCGAGGAGAAGCCGGCCGCGTCGGCCTGA